The sequence taatattggatAGTTGCTTGTAATCATAGATATTTGTTTATAAGCGCTATCGAATTGATTCACTTAAGTTCTGACCCAAGAGAACACGAACCTCAATTTGCAGACCCTTCAAAGATGTTTGTCAATTCTACTAGTCTAATTATAATATTTTAGATACCATGAAGGCAAGGCAAACCAAGATAACAAGAAGATAGGTTTTCATGCTTTTAAGGGGGATTTTACAAGATCGATATAACTTTCAACGTGTAAATTTGAACTGGATCAATTTAATCACTTGGAACAAACTTAGATTTTCAACGATCGATTTTCCTGATTCAAAAGTTGTGTGAAGTAGATCAGTAAGAAGTGATGGTCTTATGCTCTAATCCATATGCTCACTTCTTAATATACTTCTCTAGGTATGTATGATGTTTCTGTTTGTTATTTGTGGTTATTGAATGAAAATTCTGTGCAAATGTTCCACAACTTACTGATTCCTGTACTCAAGTCCGAAGTTTGGGCAGATGTAAAAGTTAATCGTGGTCAGTTCAGCGGTTGGCAAACCCACTTCAGTAATTATTTGATATAAGTAAATGTAATCATATTTGTGGTCTTGTTACATGCAATGAAATCTAAaaagtaaatcatttaaaaatgGAATATTCCGCAAGAAATAGTATTACTATTGTGAGATATACATAATACAATAATATTAATGAAATAGATCGTGTCAAAATGGAATATTCCGCAAGAAATAGTATTACTATTGTGAGATATACATTATACAATAATATTAATGAAATAGATCGTGTCAAAATGGAATATACTGCAAGATTACAGTCATTATTTGCAATACGCTGCAAAGTAAACTCAACCAAACGGTGAAGCATGGGGTAATTAAAACCACTAAGTCTACATTATGCAATGACTCTGTTAATAAAGAGTACGGACAAAATTTCCTCTTGTTCTTGAAGATTTGACAAGAGACTTCACTGGCTATGAACAATTTAATCACGCAGCCATCTGTGAACTACTGCAGaaaagtgtagtcaagtcactaattGTCTCATACTCTAATATTGTCAAGTTACCTCAAATGGCTTAGAAGAACCACATCAAGATACTAAATATAAGATCGAACAAAACAGTCTTAACACGTTGCTAATTCATCCTCATTATAAGCTCATTGATTTTATCCTCGCGATTTCCTGCATCTCCACCCTTAATGTAATGGTTCCGCTTCATTTCCAGTCCACCTGATGGACCACTGAGCTTAAATGGCCATAAATAGTTGTTTGCCTCTTTAAAATGGGGGCCAACAGTGGTAATCTCATGAATGAGATCTTCAGCACAGATGATTCCATATTGAGCTAAGACCTGTCAACAGCAATTGGTTTATAAAAAAATGTGACCAGGGAAAATAAACCTATAAAAAGTGGAAAAACAATCAAATACCTTTTCAATGACAGAATTGTCCGTCAGTGGAATACGCTGCTTGTCCACCTTTCCAAACCCTCTCTTATATATCAGCTCACGGATGCTCTTCAAATTAGGATAGcttcaaaaaattaattaaaaattaagcaTGGGCTCAACAAAACAAGACATCTAAGGAAGATTGTTTGGTAAACTTCACTTTGCTCAGTAGATGCATCTCACTAACTCTTACCCATAAGTCACGTATGGCTCAACCTTATGCAGCATATTCATAGTTGCCTTGTTAACTTTAAGGAAGATTCCATTAAAGATCTACAAAAGAGAACAGCCACGTTGAAATTCGACCACAAAATCCTGCATTCACATGTTTAAGAAATAATAGATAcaacaatccaatcataaaatatatTACCTGTCTCAAACGCAACAGCTGCAAAATCTTCCGTGTTTTTGGATGCATGTCATTGATACTAAATTAAGAAAGAACAGGAACCAAGATAATAATCAAAACTGGCATAAATTTTACAAAATCAAAAGCATAATTCATCAAAATTTGTAacttcaatattttaaaaaaaaaatatgatgaCATGTTCTCTCATTACCCACGAATTCGAATGACAAACAATAGCTTTGCTTCGGGCTCAACATAAAAACCTCCTCTTAACTTGGCCCCCCGCTTCAATCTTATAAGATCTCGTTCCTAAAAACATTTTTAAATGGTACGCATGCATGCAAATACAGTATATTTTAGGCCCAGGCATTCAAGTCCAAAAACATTATAAAGCTACCTATCATATGCAGTGTA is a genomic window of Cryptomeria japonica chromosome 7, Sugi_1.0, whole genome shotgun sequence containing:
- the LOC131041831 gene encoding large ribosomal subunit protein uL30y: MAEVELKTVPESVLKKRKRSDEWVKNKKQQLEAAKARNAQNRKLIFKRAEHYIKEYRDQERDLIRLKRGAKLRGGFYVEPEAKLLFVIRIRGINDMHPKTRKILQLLRLRQIFNGIFLKVNKATMNMLHKVEPYVTYGYPNLKSIRELIYKRGFGKVDKQRIPLTDNSVIEKVLAQYGIICAEDLIHEITTVGPHFKEANNYLWPFKLSGPSGGLEMKRNHYIKGGDAGNREDKINELIMRMN